DNA from Pelodiscus sinensis isolate JC-2024 chromosome 1, ASM4963464v1, whole genome shotgun sequence:
TGTTTAAGGCTCCATAGATCAAGGAGGACTGATTCACACAAGCAGAAAATTGCAGAGTTACTGGcgagctgcccccaggccaaaGTTAAAATGAGAgagtgggaggcagtggggtatCATTAGAGTTTAACAATGAATCTCTGGGCTTAGAAAGCCCTAGCATTATTCCAGTAGAGCTGCTAACCCTGCTAAGTTGCTTAAAACCCTTTGATTTTTAAAGGCTGAGGGATTCACCTACGGCCTTTTTTCTTTATTGCTAAGGAATCTTCCTCCTTCAGATGAATTCCAAGGCGATAGGAATTGAAGGGCCAAATTTATGGTTCATGGGGCCTAGCTCTCTTCACTTCAGCATGATCTGCATGCAAAAGTGATGGAGGCAGAACTTGACTCAGGATTATTCATTTGTTCAAATTAAGTGTACCAAAATCTGCATTCAGTGGTAATTAGGTGAATCTCCAAGATGCTTAAACTGGTTAGATCTGTGCATTGCCAGAACGGGTGTTTTCCTGGCCACAGATGGAACTTCAGAACAAATCAATAGGCATCAAAGAGTACAATCTCCTGCACATcaagaaaggaaaacaaatgaaagacAGCAGTCAGTGAACTCTACTAGCAGATCATCATCAGCAGCAACAAAAGAAATACTGTTTATTTTTGATGTAGTAGTACCAAAAGGCTGCAACTCAGAGCAGGGCCCCATGGGGTCAGACAGTAAACAAACACAGAAGAGACAGCCTCTGccctttagccctggtctacactaagggtatgtctacgctacatgagtccatcgacggagccatgtagatgagctttgtagacatagcaaaatgaagcggcgatttaaataatcgctgcttcatttacatcaaagtgggctgctgtgctgtgctgatcagctgtttggcggcacagcatggtagtctggacgctcagcggtcgacatcaaaagcctttgtcgaccaccccgttatgcctcgtgggatgaggtttacctgggcggtcgacaaaggcttttgatgtcgaccgtggagcatccagactaccgcgctgtgccgccaaacagctgatcggcacagcgcggcatccattttgatgtaaatgaagtggcgattatttaaatcaccgcttcatttccctatgtctagaaacctcatctacatggctccgtcgatggacccatgtagtgtagacataccctatggagttattttaaaataacaagtggaTCATCCACACCACTAAGcatatcatttcaaaataatgggctggttatgtTGAaaaaactcctgctttccatgaggaatgacgcttatttcaaaattattatttcgaaatagcggtagtgtggatgctgctatttcgaaataactactccccagaatcattcaaagtaattattccctagtgcttcctggtgCTCTAAGTCAAGGAAGCATGTCCAtgtttagggcacgtctacatagcagggctaaacttgaaataaactatgcaacttgtgctatgctaattgcatagcttaagtcaaaatagcttattttgagttttggtgctgtctacacagcaattattttgagatagagcactcttcccccgacttcccttactcctcatacaatgagggatACAGAAGCCTGAGTAAacagtcctctagcttgacattatttcgacattatgtcgaaataactgcttgtatgtAGACGCGGGctgagttattttggaaaaacatcagttattttgaaataacactgctgtgtagacatatcccaagggAGCCTGCTTAGggctaatttggaggcttccccatagtgtggacatgctatttcaaaatagttatttcgggagccgtatttcaaaataagttatgttgaaataatttcctagtgtagacatgccctaagagcaTACAGTCTAAATGACAGCATCTCTCTGCTGTATTTAGGAAAGCTATTCCAGATGTACAGGCATGCGAGTGAGAAGAAGATCAGGCCCCTTGTTTTCACTCCTGCTGTGTACTCAAAGAGGGATTCTCATCACCCATATCAACTCTTGCCCAGCTCCGAGTGGGAGGCACAGATGCGGGTgacacaagccacttcttcatATTGCTGGTTTAAGGTGTATCCCTTTCATTCTGGATTAAAAATGCTCTTTGCTTTACAGCGGGCAGCCTATTCCTAAAATGACTTACACcgaggaagaaaagaaaacatgGGGCACAGTCTTCAGGGAGCTGAAGACTCTCTATCCAACTCACGCTTGCTATGAACACAACCACGTGTTCCCGCTACTGGAAAAATACTGTGGTTACCAGGAGGATAATATTCCCCAACTGGAAGACATTTCAAATTTCTTGCAAAGTATGTTAAAGTATTAAAACAGCCTGATAGAGAGGAAGGATGGCCCAGCTGTTGGGGTGTTAGCCTGAGACTTGAAAGCCCTAGTTTAATTTCCTTCTCTTCCATTACTCTCTGTCTCACTGCCCCACCTATGAAATATGGGTAATAGTATCTCTCCCCTGCATCACATACACCTTATAGGCATGAGTCGAGGATGAATCTATTAAAGACTGTGGAGGCACAGAGATATTATGGTGATGGTGACCATGTAAGTACCTTGAGCAGAGAGTTTTTCATTATTTGGTACTCACACTTATAATGAAGAGAGAAAATGATGCAAAGCTTTGTCCAGTTCCCAGGACCCAAAGGAGAGGCGTAAACCAGCTCcaatagactttttaaaaaaggaacatttCTCTCTCTAAAGGCTGCACTGGATTCCGCTTACGCCCTGTTGCTGGTCTGCTGTCTTCTCGGGATTTCCTGGCTGGTTTGGCATTCCGAGTGTTTCACTCTACACAGTACATCCGCCATGCATCTCGACCAATGTACACCCCAGAACCGTGAGTACTTTGCCACTGAAGGTAGACAAGGCTGTGTAAGTTGCTGTAACCATGCAGTCGGGTTAGTAAATAATAATCACATTTAATACTATTAATAATACACATATCCTCATACCAGATAACTACCCTGTGCCCTATTGAGGTATCGCCATTGAATTTGCTCTCAGATGAACATTTTAGAAGGGATTTAGTCTAGTTGGCGAGACAGTGTAGATCTGTCTGTGTGAGCTGCCCCTTCTCTGCTAGCTCTTCTTCAACTGAACGGTTTCACTGACTGTCacagatctcttattcctccttcTTGCCACATTTACGTTCCTTTATGCCTTCTCTTCTCTTTTCATCTCCATCTTTAATTCTGTGTCTCTCCATTTTTCCTTTGGTTTTGTTAACTCTACACAACATttattctctttctctttctctttttaaagattgtttctctccccccccccatttctccttTCCCCTTATTTCTTTGCTTCCTACCCCTCTCCTCATGTCCTTCTTTCCCTTTGTTTCCCCTGCCTCATGTTTCTTTCTTCCCTCTTTCTTGCTTTGTCTCTTTCTAGCTGAAATTTGTCTCCCCCTCTCACACAAAACCTTCCTTCCACTCCACCTTGCATTCAAATTGGAAGTAACTTCACAATCCCTCAAGAGCCATTACTCCAATCCCTGCTCTGGAATAGCGGAAACAAACTTTGTGCTCCCTTTTGACAGGGGCTTGGGGCCACTAACACATCATAATTGCAGGCCCACTGGCTACCTCCCTGTCCCAAGCCTGCACTCCTCCATTTCCCTCCATGTCAGTTGATGCGGAGCCCTGCACAAGCTTGCAGTATTCCCCTGCATGTCTATTCAGTAGCCACCCACCTGTTGAACAGCAGAGCTATACTGAGTGTCTTCCACAGCCTCTGTGCTGCCTGGAGAATTTCAACCTTCTCCAGGACCGTCCAGAGATTcagggggcctggggcaaagcaattttGGGGGCCCCTTCCTGGCACTCCCTGTCTCAGACCTCAGACTTCAGACAGTCTTGTGGGGCccctgtggggcctggggcaaattgccccacttgctctctccccccccccccccccccggcgtggcCCTGGCCTTCTTGCTCTTTCCTTCCTATTCTACTTTTCTCACCCTCCCAGCCCTTTCTGTCAGGCATTTGGCAAAGCTGCACACCCCCTCACCACTTCCTCTCTGTCTTTCCAACTACCAGCATTCCCTCACCCCACTTTACCTGAAACACGTGTTCTGGCCACCTGAGAGCTTTAAGCACAAGAATGGCTGCTCTAGCAGACTGCCACATCTGTAGGAGCATGAAGGAAAGTCTACCAGAGGGAAGCTGCAGCAGCGCAGGAAGTGAGTTACCACAGGCCAAAGCAGGCTTGGCCAGGAAGATTCCAAAGTTCATCCCCTCAACAGCCAGGCCAGCTGGCTTCCTGAGGGGGCACATGATAAACTCAAGCTGCCTCCTACTCCTATGGCTGAAAAGTCCATGTGAAGGTAGCAGcaccagcccagcctctcctgctGCTGGGTGAATTCCCTCTGGGATGCAGGGAGGTATAGCTTACTCCTGCAGTTGTTGTCTTCAGTGGACCTGTCCCAGGAAGTCAGAGAGAGTGATGTTCATCCTGTGCCAACGACTAGCACAAAGCCTCTGTACTTATTTTGTGGGGCTTCAATGCTGTGCAGGCCTTAAGCTGCTTCTCTGTGCAGAGCTGAATATACAGGGTATATTTTATTTAGGGCCAAGATTAGCTTCACTGTTCTTTTCTCATCTGTCAGCAGTGATTATTGTTAACCGAATGGAAAGGGAGAAGGGTCTGGGTAGTCAGGACATTAGCCTAAGACTTGGCGATCTGCTCCCAATTCACTGTTCCACGACAAAGTgcttgtgtgaccctgggcaagtcacttagcttccCGGGTTTTAGCGTCCTTTTGGTGAAATATGGGAAAGAGCATTTCCCTTCCTCACAGGCTGCTGTGAGCATCAATTTGTTATAATTGTGATATAATAATGTGGGCTCCAGAAGTACCAAAGACAGAAATTCCTTTCTCTCTGGATCTTGAGCATTTCTCTCTAATGTGGTTTCTCCTCTTTACACCTGGAGAGACTCTGACACTTGTGTGGCTACACATTTTGCTGAAATAAAGTTAATTCATGGCTTATTTTCTCTAGTGATGTTTGCCATGAGCTCCTAGGACATGTGCCTCTGTTTGCTGACCTTAGCTTTGCTCAGTTTTCCCAGGTAAGGGCATGCATCACTCAATCACTGTAACTTAAGATGCTAAAAACGGGATAATTGAGAATACTAATAAAGGGTTATGGAGCTTTTAACTTCTAACTTATTATTTCAAATCCTGTTGAGCCCAGGTGAGTCAGTTTCCCATGTAACAAGTATGTATTATCCATGATGTTCAGCAATCTATGTGAAAAGGTCTAATTTTTTTATGGACAggtaaacaaaaatataaattgtCATTAATTGGCTGCTGCTTTGGCAGATACAACAAAGTTGCTAAGAATTGAATGGGCATAGAAAATGCACTCTCCTGTCtcctagggtatatctagactacaggcttttgtcgacagaggctttgtcgacagacactgtcgacaaagcttctgttgacaaagagcgtctagactacatccagttctgttgacaaggcaagccgctttgtcgacatgtgagtgtagatgcaaagaaaagtgtagatgcaataacgccttctggcgacagaaatctgttgacagaaggcgttattccttgtagaatgaggtttaccaccgtcgacaaaactgccgagttcttttggtgttatgtcaacagaactcagtagtagtgtagatgcaagtatagttttgttgacgaaagtccacttttgtcgacaaaaccctgtagtctagacatacccctagaggcaACCCAATCAATCAGAGTTGAAGCATATTGACCAATTGTTATGCAGAGTATGAAATATAATTTAACATTTTGCTGTACATACATTTAAGTAggatctgttttatttttattttttaaatacttagTCTCAGTTTGCACAGAAAACCTTAGTATATGCAAAATATAGATTTTATTTGTGTGTAGTTTTGGTATTTATAATCCATATTCCTTGTAACAGGCTGATAATGTTTGCTAACAGCCTCTAGGTGCTAATGCTGCTCAGAAAGGGTTAAATGACATCTGTTACCCCACCCTTATATACAGGCACTTGAGTGACTTgggtggggaggagctgagcTGAGGTGAGGTAAGATTGGAATCCTCACAGCTGTCAAACTTGATGGAGAAAATCTGAGCTGAATTTTGTATTGTTAATTTGTAACTTCTCCTTTAATCAAGCCAAGGAAAGGATTGAGTTTTTGGCGATCTTCACTGCAATGTTTGTGCATAAAGATAGCTAAGTCAGTGTAAATCCTAGTTGAAACAAGGCACAGATAGTTTGTACATTTGTGGAGTAAGTGGAAGATAACCCTGTTGCCTGCATACCCTCACATGTGTGCAACCTGCCACACACCTGGGGTTTACCTTGTCTTGCTATATTGAGGCAAAAGTAACTTGGATTTTATATTAAGCTAgcctttttgttttttgcagtgAGAACACACCCTTTGACTCTGCAGCATGTTTTTAGAGCAAGTTAGCTTACACACCTGATCATATACATTCTTGAACTAGGCTTGTGGGATTTTCCTCCACTTTGGCTATTTTACAGCCATGTGGATGGCACCATGATTCAAACTCACATTCAGCTCCTGGGATAAGAGCAGGTTCTTAAACACTGTGTTGTTACTACCTGGGACCATTTCACCTGAGCAGATGAGGAAGCTCTTTCCATCAGGGCCCACCAGAATAATGATAAATATGTCAAGTATCTTCTTTGGAGTAAACTTTCCATCCCTTTATTGTAAGGCTCTGCTGGTTGGTTGGTATCAGCCTGATGCGAAGCcgattgatgtcaatggaaatgGGCTATATGCCTGGTCCAACGGGTCACACCAGGCAAATGACATTTAGACAGAACTCCTCGTTAACTTGCATGGGGACTTCTGGTTCACAGTGGCTGGTGGCGCATTAGGGGAAGGTGCTCTGTGAACACTAGTGTGTGGCAGTGCTAGGTGGCAATTACAAAGTGAACAATGATTTCAGGTCTATTAAAAGTAATGTTTGCACTAAACCACTTGAAGAACAATGATTTATTGTTGCAGGAAATTGGACTTGCATCCCTGGGAGCGCCAGATGAATATGTTGAGAAACTTGCTACGGTAATTTAATGAATTAGGATGGGATTTTGCAACGCGTTCAGGCCCAGATCTTCTAAAGTTATATACACACCTGATCTCCATGGATTTCAGTGAATGAGGTGCCTCAATACTGTTCGAAGATCTGGGATGATGTTCTGGCCTAAttctgcttccattgaagtcagtggtgtgATTCCCATTGACGTTAGTGGAGGCAGAATTAAGCCAATGATAGGCACATTGGAAAACCGCACCTGCAAACACTTGCCTTAGCAGAGAATGTGAATGCTTATCCTATCAAAGCCTTATTGGCATTAGAATTGTGATTAAATATGAAGGACCAGTGGGACACTTCCTGGTAAGAAGATACTGCAGTTACTTCATTTCTCCAGCAAATAGGTGGGACAAAGCAGCTTTGACAGTTGTTCTACCTGCCAAAGACCATGCTCTTCCcccctattataaaaatatcTCCCTGTGGTGTCAATGGAAGTTCCTCAGATCCTGCTGTGGGAGAACTGGGATCCAGAACTCTGTGAACTCCTGCTGAAGGGCAAGCTGCATTCTTTCTAGCTAAAGCAGCATACGTAGGTTTGGCAGaactccatttttaaaaattagtatttttgaacattttttttctatttttagccATTTAAATTTTCATAGTTGCACAACATTttggtttttaaacttttttttttcatttttatctaTTTAGATGTTCATAGATTTGGGAAATAATGGGAAAGGGGACAGACAATAATTATATAATGACAGTAATAGACATTAGACTTCAAAAAGTGAAAGCTTGAGAATGATTATAACGCAAATTGTGAACATCGCATGTCAAAATGTACAAAGTAAATATTCCTAAATCAAACTGCAGCAAGTTCTCAGGAAGCATATTTCTTACTTCACTAATATGTACGTGTCATTGTTATctatgaaaataatttttctttggtTAGTGCATGAAATTGATGTTTACCAaccttttgtaataaaaatcaatttCTTCCAAGTATAACCATAAGTAGTCGTCATCAAGGTTCTGCTATTGAAAGTTGTTAACAATCTATTCTCTGTTCCTCTCACCTGTCTCTAATAGCTTGATGCCCTAGATGTGAAATAGGAAACATAAAGTGTgtcactgaagctatgtctacacaatgagttttgctggaagaggcaatgcaaatgaagcgcagattaacattttctcacacttcatttgcatactctcttctaATCCATTTTTGCAGTaggggtttttgtgaaaaaacaggcagtgtggacgtttcctttttgcgcaaaaaaacccttttcccacaagatcggtatacctctttttttgaggcataaggaaaaaggggtttttacgcataaaggaaatgtccacactgctcgtttttgctcaaaaacggatcggaagagagtatgcaaatgaagcataagaaaaatgctaatccacacttcatttgcattgccttttaCCACAAaattcgtagtgtagacgtagactaagGGACCAGAGTTCAGCATATGTCAATGACTGACAACCCGTATAACAATCCATTTCTCTTTCATGTAGCTTTATTGGCTCTGTTCTGCCAACAAACATAAAAGTAGTAAAAACTAACTTCTTCTGTCAGGCACATAACCAGCTCTGAATACACACGTTGGCTATTTTGATGGTTTGAATAGAACATAAGTCAAACACAGACCTAGTGCTGACCCTCTTCAAAGGGGTGAATTTAACTGAGAGAGGGCAGATCTGTTGAGTAAAGAGGAAgcatttttaaatagttatttaaaGCATTTAAATCATAGCTACACTTAAACTAAAAAGTTTCTCTAGGAAATGTAAGttccaaacatttaaaaatcagtgcCACTTGGTCAGATTTTTTTGCAGCAAGGATCATCTATTTCTGTCTAATTTTTGTGCTAGGTGTATTGGTTTACAGTGGAATTTGGACTCTGTAAAGAAGGGGATTCAATAAAGGCCTATGGTGCTGGGCTGTTGTCTTCATTTGGAGAGTTGCAGGTTTGTTCTCAACATCATGTCATTACTAGCTACATGAttcatgttcttttttttttaattatgtttcTTGTGTAAATGTCACTGTATGTTCACCTACTACTGTACGTCCAGAGTTTTTTAAAGCACTGTAATTAATTACAGCCATATGTAAGGACATATATCTAGAAAGAAGGAATGCAGGTTATTCTTACCAGGTTCAGAGAAAAGTcatgagaatgatgaaaggaCCGGAAAACATGTTTTAGAGCAGAGATGCCCAAAGTGGAGGTGCAGCCCCAGGAAGGCACAGGCAGCCCCCatagggatggggaaggagaacCATCcagttcctccctgccccccagttctgctctGAGCCCAACCCCATCTGCCTCCATGGCTCCCATTCTCCACCTTGGTGAAGTTCTGCTTTTGGCCCCACGCCAGCTTCCAGCCTGGGGCCAAGATGGAGGGCAAGGTCAGGAGCAGAACCACACCTGGTCATGggtctggctgccagccccaaccgCAGCTCATCTACAGCTCCATTCCTACCCCGACCACTGCTCCTGGCTaggccctgctctcagccccagcccgatctgcagtcccagcctcagcccccagaCACCATCTATGTCCTCCCCTCCTGGAGCAATATCCCAACTCCTTGCAGAGGGCACAGACAAGTGGAAGGGGTGATGTGACCCTCGAAAGTTTGGGACCTGGTGCTTTATAGGTTGGGTTTCTTGAGTCTGTTTAAAGTATCAAAAAGAACTGGTGAGTTGACAGTCTTTTAAGTATCTACAGggagaacaaatatttggtaATGGTTCATTCAGTCTAGCAGAAACAGGTATAACAGGATCCAATGCCTAGAAATTGAAGTTAgagaaattcagactggaaataaggtacaGAATCTAACAGTGATGGTagttaatcattggaacaacttaccaggGACTGTTCCAATGACCATCATTAGCCATTAATatatcaagattggattttttttttcactaaaaCAATCTGCTCAAATTCAATGGCTTGTGTTAAATGGAAGGGCTGGCTTAGAATCTGTGAATCTTTGTTGTGAACAGAAGTCATTTCATAAATGTGACATTATATTCTTTTggggcctgctcctcctcctttgaACTCTATGGTCCAATTCCTTCGGACATCAGTGGGAGGGTGAGCAGGTCCCGAATAACtgaaggtgtgtgtgtctgtaacaTTATTTTCCTCTGTTATACCAACATAGCTGCTTTTTCGATGAAAGCAATCTCTCGCTCTTTCCATGCAGTACTGTTTATCAGATAAGCCTGAAATTGTCCCCCTTAACCTGGAGAAGACTGCAGTGCAGAAATACTCTGTCACGGAGTTCCAGCCTGTTTACTATGTTGCTGaaagttttaaaaatgcaaaggaaAAAGTAAGGTAAAATAATCATTTCTATTATAGGCAGTGTCTTACACACACCTCCCAGAGGCCTTTGTGGACCTCTGCCATGTTCTTCAAAGTCTTGATAGTTAAGACATCTGGTTTGGCTTTTCAAAGCTTCTTTGAGCTTTTGCTCTGCATAAGGAGACTGTTGGAATGTGTTCTGTTGTCAGCTTGATAAGAACTATCAAGAAGTCTTCAGTTTGTCTCAGAAAAGTTCTGACAAAGGCAGTGATGCTACTCTGCCAATCACATCCTGGGAAAATCCTTTCTAGGGATGAGAAAGGAGTGCAGTCTGTGTGCCCAGGCAAGCCTGGACTTCTTGTAGTTGAGGTTAAGAACAAACAACTCTCTGGGCCATGTTCTCCTTTCAGAACAACTATTATTTTCTGGTTCTGCTCAGTAGCTTTATCAGTTGCCCAAATCTTTGCCCCTTTTATTCCAGAATGAAAACCCTGAACACTAAAAATaacaattatttgtattatttatcTTACACCTCATGTATGTATGACCAGTTGGGGCTTTACACAGATATAAAATAATTGCCTGTTTCTCTCATGGGGCTATCACATTCTGGGGTGCAATCTAGACCAAAGAGAGGTTGTGTCATTACCTGCCCTGTAACTATGGATagctcacaatgctttgctcttgTAGCTCCCAATCCAGGCCACTCACAGACAATCAGGACTgcattaagacatgctgaggccctaaagtATGGCAAGTTTGAGAGCCCCCATTGCATTACTAAAAATGTGTAtcattctaacagaaaggacaatgaaaatacaaataataaagttttatatttgcatatatactagTACATGGGggggatgcaactaaaaactagtaattGTGTTAgtatttagaggcccctcataatGTGAGACTCTAAAATGTACCTTACTTAGCTTATGCATAAATCCAGCACTGCAAACAGCCTACCACCATGAAGCTTACACCCTAAGCTTGCGTCTGACAAAATGATATTTGccaacaaaagcttatgcccagataaatcttgttagtcttgaagatgc
Protein-coding regions in this window:
- the PAH gene encoding phenylalanine-4-hydroxylase isoform X1; this translates as MNGDPFQGQCWLPNERQNLLLLLETMYIEENTYKNDMISLIFSLKEKVGALAKVLRIFEERSINLTHIESRPSRVNKDEYEFFINLDGKNTSALTEIIKTLRNEIGATVHELSRKKKKDAVPWFPRTIQELDRFANQILSYGAELDADHPGFKDPVYRARRKEFADIAYNYRHGQPIPKMTYTEEEKKTWGTVFRELKTLYPTHACYEHNHVFPLLEKYCGYQEDNIPQLEDISNFLQSCTGFRLRPVAGLLSSRDFLAGLAFRVFHSTQYIRHASRPMYTPEPDVCHELLGHVPLFADLSFAQFSQEIGLASLGAPDEYVEKLATVYWFTVEFGLCKEGDSIKAYGAGLLSSFGELQYCLSDKPEIVPLNLEKTAVQKYSVTEFQPVYYVAESFKNAKEKVRKFAATIPRPFSVHYNPYTQRIEVLDNAKQLKNLAESISSEMGTLCSALKKIK
- the PAH gene encoding phenylalanine-4-hydroxylase isoform X2 is translated as MNGDPFQETMYIEENTYKNDMISLIFSLKEKVGALAKVLRIFEERSINLTHIESRPSRVNKDEYEFFINLDGKNTSALTEIIKTLRNEIGATVHELSRKKKKDAVPWFPRTIQELDRFANQILSYGAELDADHPGFKDPVYRARRKEFADIAYNYRHGQPIPKMTYTEEEKKTWGTVFRELKTLYPTHACYEHNHVFPLLEKYCGYQEDNIPQLEDISNFLQSCTGFRLRPVAGLLSSRDFLAGLAFRVFHSTQYIRHASRPMYTPEPDVCHELLGHVPLFADLSFAQFSQEIGLASLGAPDEYVEKLATVYWFTVEFGLCKEGDSIKAYGAGLLSSFGELQYCLSDKPEIVPLNLEKTAVQKYSVTEFQPVYYVAESFKNAKEKVRKFAATIPRPFSVHYNPYTQRIEVLDNAKQLKNLAESISSEMGTLCSALKKIK